GTGCCAGGGCCACCTCGGCGGCGAAGTGGCGGCGCAGCTGCGTGAGCGGATGTTGGTGGCGGGGTGGATCGAGCGTCATGAGCAACGCATTGAGGTGACGATCAAGGGCGCACAGCACCTGGCGGGCCTGGGTATTTACACCCAGGCGCTGGCGTCGCCACTGGTGTGCGACTGCTTCGATTGGAGCCAGCGGCAACCGCACCTGGGCGGCGCGCTGGGTGCGGGGCTGTTGCAGTTGTTCCTGCAATCGAACTGGATCAGCCTGGTCAATGAGTCCCAGGCGGTGCAGCTCAACGACAACGGGCTGGCAGAAATCGCCCGATTGGCCATGTCCGAACAATCTTAGCCTTGAGGGTTTGCCATCATCGCCCTGGCCTTTTTGATTCCATGGACCTGGCGATGATGGCTTTGCGTCCGGTCAGGGTTTTACCAGGCGCGCATCCAGGCTGTTCTGCGCCAGGCGTTTGGCCTGGTCCTGGGTCATGCCCAGCGAGGTGTACAGCGCGTGGAAGTTCTCGGTGACATAGCCGCCGAAGTACGCCGGGTCATCGGAGTTCACCGTGACCTTCACGCCACGCTCGAGCATGTCGAGGATGTTGTGCTGGGCCATGTCGTCGAACACACAGAGCTTGGTGTTGGACAGCGGGCAGACGGTCAACGGGATCTGCTCATCGATGATGCGCTGCATCAGGCGCTCGTCTTCGATGGCACGTACGCCATGGTCGATACGCTGGATTTTCAGCAGGTCGATGGCTTCCCAGATGTACTCGGGCGGGCCTTCTTCGCCGGCGTGGGCGACGGTGAGGAAGCCTTCGTGACGGGCACGGTCGAACACACGCTGGAACTTGCTCGGCGGGTGACCCATTTCTGAACTGTCCAGGCCCACGGCCACGAACGCGTCACGGAACGGCAGTGCCTGGTCGAGGGTTTTCTCGGCTTCGGCTTCGCTCAGGTGGCGCAGGAAACTGAGGATCAAACCGCTGGTGATGCCCAGTTGCTGTTCGCCATCTTTGAGCGCAGCGGCGATGCCGTTGAGCACCACTTCGAACGGTACGCCACGGTCGGTGTGGGTTTGGGGGTCGAAGAAGGGCTCGGTGTGGATCACGTTCTGGGCTTTGCAGCGCAGCAGGTAAGCCCAGGTCAGGTCGTAGAAATCCTGGGAGGTGCGCAGCACATCGGCGCCCTTGTAATACAGGTCGAGAAACTCTTGCAGGTTGTTGAAGGCATAGGCCTTGCGCAGGGTTTCGACGTCGTTCCACGGCAGCGCGATCTTGTTGCGCTCGGCCAGGGCGAACAGCAGCTCAGGCTCCAGCGAGCCCTCCAGGTGCAGGTGCAATTCAGCCTTGGGCAGGGCGTTGAGCCAATCGTACATTTTCTAAATTCTCATCAGGTGCAATGGCGGCATTCTACAGGCCGTGGCTTAAATAATCGGCAAAACCTGACCAGCAGGAGAGTATTCGATTTATTCACGCAAGGGCTGTGTGAACTAAGGTGTAACGAAACGTTAGCGGCTTGGCGCAGTCTGTACCCCATCAATGACTGATTTGCCGTACTAAAAGGCCCGGAATGCTCACATCCCTCAAGCAAGAAAAATTCATGCTGCTGGCGCTGATTGCCGCCATCGCCGCCTACCCGCTGGAGCACTGGATGCTGCACAGCGGGCAAATGGTGGCACTGTTGGCCGGCGTGGTGTTGATCGGTTTTATCGTCGTGGCGTCGATGCGCGTGGCCCACCACGCCGAGCAACTGGCAGAAAAAGTCGGCGATCCCTACGGCACCATGATCCTGACCCTTGCCGCAGTGCTGGTGGAGGTGGTGATCCTGGCGATCATGATGAGCAATGAGCCGTCACCCACTCTGGTGCGCGACACCATCTATTCGGCGGTGATTTTCTAGACACACTACGCTTTGGTGTCAAAGCCCTTAGGCTTTGACCTGCTCTTGCTCTTGCTCTTGCTCTTGCTCTTGCTCTTGCTCTTGCTCTTGCTCTTGCTCTTGCTCTTGCTCTTGCTCTTGCTCTTGCTCTTGCTCTTGCTCTTGCTCTTGATGGGGAAGATTAAGATGTGTATTTGATTGGGAGTGCTCTTGCCTTGTCCTTCCTGACACACCTCTATCTATGGCATACCCCGGAAGCCCGAAGATTTTCCTCAGCTCGTGTTTGTGACTCTGCTTGAGGTCTAAGGATGACTTGCTGTGTGGGGAGCATCCTTGCCGCGAGTTCATACAAGATCAGCGACACGCGGCTACCTGTCAGGCATTTGGCTGGGCGGAAAGAAATGGCGTTACGTATGTGACGAACTCAGCATGAGGAGTGCGATGCTCATTCCACCTTGGAGGGTTTGAGGCCGGTCGATAACGTAAGTCGCATGTCGTGATCATCAACCGCTCCTTGGCACGTGAAACACCCACAAAGAAGCCGCAACGCTCCTCTTGGACTTTGCCCCAAAATGTCTGTGTTTCTACACCGATCATAATTACAGAGTGGAATTCCAATCCTTTACTTTTATGAATCGTCAGAAAACGGACTGCTTGATCGTTGGAGAACAGATCAAGTGCTTTGAGCAAATCCGGTTCTTGCTCGAGCAGTTTCTCAATTTGCTGTCTCGTGTTCTTGATAACCTCGTTCAATCTGGCTTT
This genomic window from Pseudomonas marginalis contains:
- a CDS encoding adenosine deaminase, which produces MYDWLNALPKAELHLHLEGSLEPELLFALAERNKIALPWNDVETLRKAYAFNNLQEFLDLYYKGADVLRTSQDFYDLTWAYLLRCKAQNVIHTEPFFDPQTHTDRGVPFEVVLNGIAAALKDGEQQLGITSGLILSFLRHLSEAEAEKTLDQALPFRDAFVAVGLDSSEMGHPPSKFQRVFDRARHEGFLTVAHAGEEGPPEYIWEAIDLLKIQRIDHGVRAIEDERLMQRIIDEQIPLTVCPLSNTKLCVFDDMAQHNILDMLERGVKVTVNSDDPAYFGGYVTENFHALYTSLGMTQDQAKRLAQNSLDARLVKP